In one window of Pseudomonas benzenivorans DNA:
- a CDS encoding DUF1513 domain-containing protein, which produces MQRRTFLGLGAAALAAGALGGWRLIGNGHPPLLLSARDDGDGRHYAVGYRLDGSRAFATEVGERCHDVVPHPQRPLALFVGRRPSTQSYLIDTRDGRLLQTLNAPAQRHFYGHAVFHRDGEWLYATENDTGEPGRGVIGRYRLQDGQLQRNGELSSHGVGPHQLLWLPDGETLVVANGGIRTEADSRVEMNLDAMASSLVLLARDGSLLSKEQLSERQNSVRHLAVASDGTIVSGQQYMGAADDNAPLLAIKRPGQAFQAFPLGEPQRLAMNQYTASLAIHSELRLLALTAPRGNRFFIWDLDSGALRLDTPLPDCAGVGAVAEGFVVSSGVARCRLFDCRTAHIASRPLQLPAGLWDNHLRLA; this is translated from the coding sequence ATGCAACGCAGAACCTTCCTCGGCCTCGGCGCCGCGGCCCTGGCCGCCGGCGCCCTCGGCGGCTGGCGGCTGATCGGCAACGGCCACCCGCCCCTGCTGCTGTCCGCCCGCGACGACGGCGACGGCCGCCACTATGCCGTCGGCTATCGCCTGGACGGCAGCCGGGCCTTCGCCACCGAGGTCGGCGAGCGCTGCCACGACGTGGTGCCCCACCCGCAGCGGCCCCTGGCGCTGTTCGTCGGCCGCCGGCCGAGCACCCAGAGCTACCTGATCGACACCCGCGACGGGCGCCTGCTGCAGACCCTGAACGCACCGGCGCAGCGGCACTTCTACGGTCACGCGGTGTTCCACAGGGACGGCGAGTGGTTGTATGCCACCGAGAACGACACCGGCGAGCCCGGCCGCGGGGTGATAGGCCGCTACCGCCTGCAGGACGGCCAGCTGCAGCGCAACGGCGAGTTGTCCAGCCACGGCGTCGGCCCGCATCAGCTGCTGTGGCTGCCCGACGGCGAGACCCTGGTGGTGGCCAATGGCGGCATCCGCACCGAGGCCGACAGCCGGGTGGAGATGAACCTCGATGCCATGGCGTCCAGCCTGGTACTGCTGGCGCGCGACGGTAGCCTGCTGAGCAAGGAGCAACTGTCCGAACGGCAGAACAGCGTGCGCCACCTCGCGGTGGCCAGCGACGGCACCATCGTCAGTGGCCAGCAGTACATGGGGGCGGCCGACGACAACGCCCCCCTGCTGGCGATCAAGCGACCGGGCCAGGCCTTCCAGGCCTTTCCCCTGGGCGAGCCCCAGCGCCTGGCCATGAACCAGTACACCGCCAGCCTGGCGATCCACAGCGAACTGCGCCTGCTGGCCCTGACCGCCCCGCGCGGCAACCGCTTCTTCATCTGGGACCTGGACAGCGGCGCCCTGCGCCTGGACACCCCCCTGCCCGACTGCGCCGGCGTCGGCGCGGTGGCCGAGGGCTTCGTGGTCAGCTCCGGGGTCGCCCGCTGCCGCCTGTTCGATTGCCGAACGGCCCACATCGCCAGCCGCCCGCTGCAGCTACCGGCCGGTCTGTGGGACAACCACCTGCGCCTGGCCTAG
- a CDS encoding methyl-accepting chemotaxis protein: protein MPLQRSLRAQFLTLLGGSLLLILLIALACFSFLSSGVQSYRELVGGTLHASRLVDGANLEFKVQVQEWKNVLLRGKNPADLDKYWRQFQAQEGKVQEILGELLQVAGEQQDPELKNQVERLRSEHRSMGEAYRQGHAAFVAAGADAAVGDAAVKGIDRGASEQMSALVERLSQRGLSQSAAISNAAARTTQLGLAVLLLSSLLIGLFSLWLVNRNLVEPIRRLIEHIGQLSRGNLGQRVDASRQDELGHLAGAANTLRDFLADTFAQLQRGSADLDGASGELNAIATLMSQGSREQFSRTDQVATAMHEMSATAQEVARHAAEAAHAADDADHSAQQGEQVMRATIETITGMRGEIANTAEVIRRLEADSGRIGKVLEVIRGIAEQTNLLALNAAIEAARAGEQGRGFAVVADEVRTLAQRTAESTAEIHQIIDTVQSGAVNAVRAIESGQNRSEEGVTQVTEAGAMLQRITAAVEAIRDMNRQIATAAEEQTSVAEDISRNLTEITAIATTNQENVQRTEAASQHLHSLSAQLGEVTQRLQS, encoded by the coding sequence ATGCCCTTGCAACGCTCCCTGCGCGCCCAGTTCCTCACCCTGCTCGGCGGCAGCCTGCTGCTGATCCTGCTGATCGCCCTGGCCTGCTTCTCCTTCCTCTCCAGCGGCGTGCAGTCCTACCGCGAGCTGGTCGGCGGCACCCTGCACGCCTCGCGTCTGGTGGACGGCGCCAACCTCGAGTTCAAGGTACAGGTGCAGGAGTGGAAGAACGTCCTGCTGCGTGGCAAGAACCCCGCCGACCTGGACAAGTACTGGCGCCAGTTCCAGGCCCAGGAAGGCAAGGTGCAGGAGATCCTCGGCGAGCTGCTGCAGGTCGCCGGCGAACAACAGGACCCCGAGCTGAAGAACCAGGTCGAACGCCTGCGCAGCGAGCACCGCAGCATGGGTGAGGCCTACCGCCAGGGCCATGCCGCCTTCGTCGCCGCCGGCGCCGACGCGGCGGTCGGCGATGCCGCGGTCAAGGGCATCGACCGCGGCGCCAGCGAGCAGATGAGCGCCCTGGTCGAGCGGCTCAGCCAACGCGGCCTGAGCCAGTCAGCGGCCATCAGCAACGCGGCCGCGCGCACGACACAACTCGGCCTGGCGGTGCTGCTGCTGTCGAGCCTGCTGATCGGCCTGTTCAGCCTGTGGCTGGTCAATCGCAACCTGGTCGAGCCGATTCGCAGGCTGATCGAGCACATCGGCCAGCTCAGCCGCGGCAACCTGGGTCAACGGGTCGACGCCAGCCGCCAGGATGAGCTCGGCCACCTGGCCGGCGCCGCCAACACCCTGCGCGACTTTCTCGCCGACACCTTTGCCCAGTTGCAGCGCGGCAGCGCCGACCTGGACGGCGCCAGCGGCGAGCTCAACGCCATCGCCACGCTGATGTCCCAGGGCTCGCGCGAGCAGTTCTCGCGCACCGATCAGGTCGCCACGGCGATGCACGAGATGTCCGCCACCGCCCAGGAAGTGGCCCGCCATGCCGCCGAAGCGGCCCACGCCGCGGACGATGCCGACCACTCCGCCCAGCAGGGCGAGCAGGTGATGCGTGCCACCATCGAGACCATCACCGGCATGCGCGGCGAGATCGCCAATACCGCCGAGGTGATCCGCCGCCTGGAAGCCGATAGCGGGCGCATCGGCAAGGTCCTGGAGGTGATCCGCGGTATCGCCGAGCAGACCAACCTGCTGGCCCTCAACGCCGCCATCGAAGCCGCCCGGGCCGGCGAACAGGGCCGCGGCTTCGCCGTGGTCGCCGACGAGGTGCGCACCCTGGCCCAGCGCACCGCCGAGTCCACCGCGGAGATCCACCAGATCATCGACACGGTGCAGAGCGGCGCGGTGAACGCGGTACGCGCCATCGAAAGCGGACAGAACCGCAGCGAGGAAGGCGTCACCCAGGTCACCGAGGCCGGCGCCATGCTGCAGCGCATCACCGCCGCGGTGGAGGCGATCCGCGACATGAACCGGCAGATAGCCACCGCCGCCGAGGAACAGACCTCGGTGGCCGAAGACATCTCGCGCAACCTCACCGAGATCACCGCGATCGCCACCACCAACCAGGAGAACGTCCAGCGCACCGAGGCCGCCAGCCAGCACCTGCACAGCCTGTCCGCCCAGCTCGGCGAGGTGACCCAGCGCCTCCAGTCCTGA
- a CDS encoding multidrug efflux RND transporter permease subunit: MAFTDPFIRRPVLATVVSLLIILLGLQAFNKLTIRQYPQLENALITVTTAYPGANAETIQGYITQPLQQSLASADGIDYMTSVSRQNLSVVSIYARIGADSDRLFTELLAKANEVKNQLPQDAEDPVLSKEAADSTALMYISFYSDELSNPQITDYLSRVIQPKLATLPGMAEAEILGNQVFAMRLWLDPVKMAAYGVTAADVNDAVRQYNFLAAAGEVKGQYVVTSLNAETDLKTPEAFAAIPLKTAGDSRVLIRDVARVEMGAENYDSLSSFDGIPSVYIAIKGTPSANPLDVIKEVRGVMPELEAQLPPSLKVAIAYDATRFIQASIDEVVKTLGEAVLIVIVVVFLFLGAFRSVLIPVITIPLSMIGVLFFMQLMGYSINLLTLLAMVLAIGLVVDDAIVVVENIHRHIEEGKTPFDAALEGAREIAVPVVSMTITLAAVYAPIGFLEGLTGALFKEFALTLAGAVIISGIVALTLSPMMCAKLLRHEENPSGLAHRLDVLFERLKQRYQRALHGTLETRPVVLVFALIVLCLIPALLKFTESELAPEEDQGIVFIMANAPQPTNLEYMNRYTDQFVTIFKEFPEYYSSFQINGFNGVQSGIGGFLLTPWDERERTQMELLPEVQGRLAQIPGLQIFGFNLPSLPGTGEGLPFQFVINTPNDYESLLQVAERVKQRAEQSGKFAFLDIDLAFDKPEVVVEIDRQKAAQMGVSMQDLGLTLASLLGEGEINRFTIDGRSYKVIAQVERAYRDNPGWLGSYYVKSESGEMLPLSTLVKVSDRARPTQLNQFQQLNSAIIQGVPIVSMGEAIDTVRQIMLEEAPAGFAADYAGAARQYVQEGSALYVTFGLALALIFLVLAAQFESFRDPLVILVTVPLSICGALVPLFLGFSSMNIYTQVGLVTLIGLITKHGILIVEFANQLRREQGLSRRAAVEQAAAIRLRPVLMTTAAMVFGMVPLILASGAGAVSRFDIGLVIATGMSVGTLFTLFVLPCVYSLLARPDPVPSAEPVGAR; encoded by the coding sequence ATGGCTTTTACCGATCCCTTTATCCGTCGCCCGGTGCTGGCGACCGTGGTTAGCCTGCTGATCATCCTGCTCGGCCTGCAGGCGTTCAACAAGCTGACCATCCGCCAGTACCCGCAGCTGGAAAACGCCCTGATCACGGTGACCACCGCCTACCCCGGGGCCAACGCCGAGACCATCCAGGGCTATATCACCCAGCCCTTGCAGCAGAGCCTGGCCAGCGCCGACGGCATCGACTACATGACCTCGGTCAGCCGGCAGAACCTGTCGGTCGTGTCGATCTACGCGCGCATCGGCGCCGACAGCGACCGCCTGTTCACCGAGCTGCTGGCCAAGGCCAACGAGGTGAAGAACCAGTTGCCCCAGGACGCCGAGGACCCGGTGCTGAGCAAGGAGGCGGCCGACTCCACGGCGCTGATGTACATCAGCTTCTACAGCGACGAACTGTCCAACCCGCAGATCACCGACTACCTCTCGCGGGTCATCCAGCCCAAGCTGGCCACCCTGCCGGGCATGGCCGAGGCGGAGATTCTCGGCAACCAGGTCTTCGCCATGCGCCTGTGGCTCGATCCGGTGAAGATGGCCGCCTATGGCGTCACCGCCGCCGACGTCAACGACGCGGTGCGCCAGTACAACTTCCTCGCCGCTGCCGGCGAAGTGAAGGGCCAGTACGTGGTCACCAGCCTCAACGCCGAGACCGACCTGAAGACCCCCGAGGCCTTCGCCGCCATCCCGCTGAAGACCGCCGGCGACAGCCGGGTGCTGATCCGCGATGTGGCGCGGGTGGAGATGGGCGCGGAGAACTACGACTCGCTCAGTTCCTTCGACGGCATCCCCTCCGTCTACATCGCCATCAAGGGCACGCCCAGCGCCAATCCGCTGGACGTGATCAAGGAGGTGCGCGGCGTCATGCCCGAGCTGGAGGCCCAGTTGCCGCCGAGCCTCAAGGTGGCCATCGCCTACGACGCCACCCGCTTCATCCAGGCCTCGATCGACGAGGTGGTGAAGACCCTGGGCGAGGCGGTGCTGATCGTCATCGTGGTGGTGTTCCTGTTCCTCGGCGCGTTCCGCTCGGTGCTGATCCCGGTGATCACCATCCCCCTGTCGATGATCGGCGTGCTGTTCTTCATGCAGCTGATGGGCTACTCGATCAACCTGCTGACCCTGCTGGCCATGGTCCTGGCCATCGGCCTGGTGGTGGACGACGCCATCGTCGTGGTGGAGAACATCCACCGCCATATCGAAGAGGGCAAGACGCCCTTCGACGCGGCCCTGGAGGGTGCCCGCGAGATCGCCGTGCCGGTGGTGTCGATGACCATCACCCTGGCCGCGGTCTATGCGCCGATCGGCTTCCTCGAGGGCCTGACCGGGGCGCTGTTCAAGGAATTTGCCCTGACCCTGGCCGGCGCGGTGATCATCTCCGGCATCGTCGCCCTGACCCTGTCGCCGATGATGTGCGCCAAGCTGTTGCGCCACGAGGAGAACCCCAGCGGCCTGGCGCACCGCCTGGATGTGCTGTTCGAGCGCCTCAAGCAGCGTTATCAGCGCGCCCTGCACGGCACCCTGGAGACCCGCCCGGTGGTGCTGGTGTTCGCCCTCATCGTGCTGTGCCTGATCCCGGCGCTGCTCAAGTTCACCGAGAGCGAGCTGGCGCCGGAGGAGGACCAGGGCATCGTGTTCATCATGGCCAACGCGCCGCAACCGACCAACCTGGAGTACATGAACCGCTACACCGACCAGTTCGTGACCATCTTCAAGGAGTTCCCCGAGTACTACTCGTCCTTCCAGATCAACGGCTTCAACGGCGTGCAGTCGGGCATCGGCGGCTTCCTCCTGACCCCCTGGGACGAGCGCGAGCGCACCCAGATGGAACTGCTGCCCGAGGTGCAGGGGCGCCTGGCGCAGATTCCCGGGCTGCAGATCTTCGGCTTCAACCTGCCATCCCTGCCGGGTACCGGCGAGGGCCTGCCGTTCCAGTTCGTGATCAACACCCCGAACGACTACGAGTCGCTGCTGCAGGTGGCCGAGCGGGTCAAGCAACGCGCCGAACAGTCCGGCAAGTTCGCCTTCCTCGACATCGACCTGGCCTTCGACAAGCCGGAAGTGGTGGTGGAGATCGACCGGCAGAAGGCCGCGCAGATGGGCGTGTCCATGCAGGACCTGGGGCTGACCCTGGCCAGCCTGCTCGGCGAGGGCGAGATCAACCGCTTCACCATCGACGGCCGCAGCTACAAGGTGATCGCCCAGGTCGAGCGCGCCTACCGCGACAACCCGGGCTGGCTCGGCAGCTACTACGTCAAGAGCGAGAGCGGGGAGATGCTGCCGCTGTCGACCCTGGTCAAGGTCAGCGACCGCGCCCGGCCGACCCAGCTCAACCAGTTCCAGCAGCTCAACTCGGCGATCATCCAGGGCGTGCCGATCGTCAGCATGGGCGAGGCCATCGACACGGTGCGGCAGATCATGCTCGAGGAGGCCCCGGCCGGCTTCGCCGCCGACTACGCCGGCGCCGCGCGCCAGTACGTGCAGGAAGGCAGCGCGCTGTACGTCACCTTCGGCCTGGCCCTGGCGCTGATCTTCCTGGTGCTGGCCGCGCAGTTCGAGAGCTTCCGCGACCCGCTGGTGATCCTGGTGACCGTGCCGCTGTCGATCTGCGGCGCCCTGGTGCCGCTGTTCCTCGGCTTCTCCAGCATGAACATCTACACCCAGGTAGGCCTGGTGACCCTGATCGGCCTGATCACCAAGCACGGCATCCTGATCGTCGAGTTCGCCAACCAGCTGCGCCGCGAGCAGGGCCTGTCGCGCCGCGCCGCGGTGGAGCAGGCCGCGGCGATCCGCCTGCGCCCGGTGCTGATGACCACCGCGGCCATGGTCTTCGGCATGGTGCCGCTGATCCTCGCCAGCGGCGCCGGGGCGGTGAGCCGCTTCGACATCGGCCTGGTGATCGCCACCGGCATGTCGGTGGGCACCCTGTTCACCCTGTTCGTGCTGCCTTGCGTGTACAGCCTGCTGGCCCGTCCCGACCCTGTGCCGAGCGCCGAGCCTGTCGGCGCACGTTGA
- a CDS encoding imelysin family protein — translation MIRSSFTLALLSLALAACSPSDPQQRVSVALTDGVLLPAYGSWAETDRQLAASAQAFCSGQQGLGDARQAFLAAQSAWAGLQPMLIGPLAEGNRAWQVQFWPDKKNLVARQVGALLERKPQLSPADLDKSSVVVQGLTAYEYLLFDAAIDLDDAQQRARYCPLLTAVGQHQQNLAADMLAQWQAADGMAAQLREFPNDRFADAGEAVAELLRTQVSALDGLKKKLGTPLGRQTKGQPQPYQAEAWRSNASLASLAATLAGAERLWRGVENDGLQQLLAGKHQALGQRIDDAYADTRQRIAAQQRPLGELLADDAGRAELNALYDSLDSLHRLHEAELAKALGIQLGFNAHDGD, via the coding sequence ATGATCCGCTCGTCCTTCACTCTCGCCCTGCTGAGCCTGGCACTGGCGGCATGCTCACCCAGCGACCCGCAGCAGCGGGTCAGCGTCGCGCTGACCGACGGCGTGCTGCTGCCGGCCTACGGCAGCTGGGCCGAAACCGACCGCCAGCTGGCCGCCAGCGCCCAGGCCTTCTGCAGCGGTCAGCAGGGCCTCGGCGATGCCCGCCAGGCCTTCCTCGCCGCCCAGAGCGCCTGGGCCGGACTGCAACCCATGCTGATCGGCCCCCTGGCCGAGGGCAACCGTGCCTGGCAGGTGCAGTTCTGGCCGGACAAGAAGAACCTGGTGGCGCGCCAAGTGGGCGCTTTGCTCGAGCGCAAGCCACAGCTGAGCCCCGCCGACCTGGACAAGTCCAGTGTGGTGGTCCAGGGCCTGACGGCCTACGAATACCTGCTGTTCGATGCCGCCATCGACCTCGACGATGCCCAGCAACGCGCGCGCTACTGCCCGCTGCTCACCGCCGTCGGCCAGCACCAGCAGAACCTGGCGGCAGACATGCTGGCGCAGTGGCAGGCCGCCGACGGCATGGCCGCACAGCTGCGCGAGTTCCCCAACGATCGCTTCGCCGACGCCGGCGAGGCCGTGGCCGAGTTGCTGCGCACCCAGGTCAGCGCCCTCGATGGCCTGAAGAAGAAGCTCGGCACCCCGCTCGGCCGGCAGACCAAGGGCCAGCCTCAGCCCTACCAGGCCGAGGCCTGGCGCAGCAATGCCAGCCTGGCCAGCCTGGCCGCCACCCTCGCCGGCGCCGAGCGTCTCTGGCGAGGCGTCGAGAACGATGGCCTGCAGCAGCTGCTCGCCGGCAAGCACCAGGCCCTCGGCCAGCGCATCGACGACGCCTATGCCGACACCCGCCAGCGCATCGCCGCCCAGCAGCGCCCGCTCGGCGAACTGCTCGCCGATGACGCCGGCCGCGCCGAGCTGAACGCGCTGTACGACAGCCTGGACAGCCTGCATCGCCTGCACGAGGCGGAGCTGGCCAAGGCCCTGGGCATCCAGCTGGGCTTCAACGCCCACGACGGCGACTGA
- a CDS encoding di-heme oxidoreductase family protein, which yields MRAPLPRLPALPCILLACALTACDQAPRFTQAEPGEALSGGSATVFKTDHNAYSLPAANLSPSRRLDFSVGNSFFRNPWVTAPATTTARDGLGPLFNTNACQNCHIKDGRGHPPEADALSATSLLVRLSLPAGAEHAETLKRLGVLPEPTYGGQLQDMANPGVAAEGKVRVSYSPQTVKFADGHEVELRRPSLQISQLGYGPLHPDTQFSPRIAPPMIGLGLLEAIPEAALLANADPEDADGDGISGRPNRVWDDALQRTVLGRFGWKAGQPNLNQQNAHAFAGDMGLTSALVPADDCSERQADCRAAPDGGAPEVSDSILASVLFYSRNLGVPARRRVEDAQVLAGKGLFFQAGCQRCHTPKFTTAADAAEPELANQTIRPYSDLLLHDMGSGLADERNEFLASGREWRTPPLWGIGLTETVNGHTQFLHDGRARNLLEAILWHGGEAEAARQQVLTFDAEQRTALLAFLNSL from the coding sequence ATGCGTGCCCCCCTGCCCCGCCTGCCCGCCCTACCGTGCATCCTGCTCGCCTGTGCCCTGACGGCCTGCGACCAGGCGCCCCGCTTCACCCAGGCCGAGCCCGGCGAGGCCCTCTCCGGCGGCAGCGCCACGGTGTTCAAGACCGACCACAATGCCTACTCCCTGCCTGCGGCCAATCTCTCGCCATCACGGCGCCTGGACTTCAGCGTGGGCAACAGCTTCTTCCGTAACCCCTGGGTGACGGCCCCCGCGACCACCACCGCGCGCGACGGCCTGGGCCCGCTGTTCAATACCAACGCCTGCCAGAATTGCCACATCAAGGACGGCCGTGGTCATCCCCCCGAAGCCGATGCCCTCAGCGCCACCTCACTGCTGGTGCGCCTGTCGTTGCCGGCCGGTGCCGAGCATGCCGAAACGCTGAAGCGCCTGGGCGTGCTGCCCGAGCCGACCTACGGCGGCCAGCTGCAGGATATGGCCAACCCCGGGGTCGCCGCCGAGGGCAAGGTACGCGTGAGCTACAGCCCGCAGACAGTCAAGTTCGCCGACGGCCACGAGGTCGAACTGCGCCGCCCCAGCCTGCAGATCAGCCAGCTCGGCTACGGCCCGCTGCACCCGGATACGCAGTTCTCCCCACGCATCGCCCCGCCGATGATCGGCCTCGGACTGCTCGAGGCCATTCCGGAGGCCGCACTGCTGGCCAACGCCGACCCCGAGGACGCAGACGGCGACGGCATTTCCGGCCGGCCCAACCGGGTCTGGGACGACGCCCTGCAGCGCACCGTGCTCGGCCGCTTCGGCTGGAAGGCCGGGCAGCCCAACCTCAACCAGCAGAACGCCCACGCCTTCGCCGGCGACATGGGCCTGACCAGCGCCCTGGTGCCCGCCGATGACTGCAGCGAGCGGCAGGCCGACTGTCGCGCCGCCCCCGACGGTGGCGCGCCGGAGGTCAGCGACAGCATCCTCGCCAGCGTGCTGTTCTACAGCCGCAACCTGGGCGTGCCGGCGCGGCGCCGGGTCGAGGATGCCCAGGTGCTGGCCGGCAAGGGGCTGTTTTTCCAGGCCGGTTGCCAGCGCTGCCACACCCCGAAGTTCACCACCGCGGCGGACGCCGCCGAACCCGAGTTGGCCAACCAGACCATCCGCCCCTATAGCGACCTGCTGCTGCACGACATGGGTAGCGGCCTGGCCGACGAGCGCAACGAGTTCCTCGCCTCGGGCCGCGAGTGGCGCACGCCACCGCTATGGGGCATCGGCCTGACCGAAACGGTCAACGGCCATACCCAGTTCCTCCACGACGGCCGCGCCCGCAACCTGCTGGAGGCCATCCTCTGGCACGGCGGCGAGGCCGAGGCCGCGCGGCAACAGGTCCTCACCTTCGACGCCGAGCAGCGCACCGCGCTGCTGGCCTTCCTGAACTCGCTGTAA
- a CDS encoding imelysin family protein, whose product MIRMPLASASLLAIAISLAGCGEDQAPATQAAVPAATAAVAKVGTIDEAAGKAVVSHYADLALAVFSDAASTGKALQVAIDALLAAPTPATLQAAREAWLAARVPYMQSEVFRFGNAVVDDWEGQLNAWPLDEGLIDYVAADYQHALGNPGAAANIIANSQIQLGEDQLDVAEITPELLASLNELGGSEANVATGYHAVEFLLWGQDLNGSNPGAGERPASDFLVGEGATGGHNERRRAYLKAATELLVADLDEMVGQWQPGVADNYRASLEAESPENGLRKMLFGMGSLSLGELAGERMKVALEANSTEDEHDCFSDNTHNSHFYNAKGIRNVYLGEYRKVDGSTLSGPSLSALLAKVDAQADSTLQSDLQTTEAKLQALVDSAEKNDQHFDQLIAADNAAGQQIVRDAIAALVAQTGAIEQAAGKLGISDLNPDTADHQF is encoded by the coding sequence ATGATTCGTATGCCCCTGGCTTCCGCCAGCCTGCTGGCCATCGCCATTTCCCTCGCCGGTTGCGGCGAAGACCAGGCCCCTGCCACGCAAGCTGCCGTCCCCGCCGCCACCGCGGCGGTAGCCAAGGTCGGCACGATCGACGAAGCCGCCGGCAAGGCCGTGGTCAGCCACTACGCCGACCTGGCGCTGGCCGTGTTCAGCGACGCGGCGAGCACCGGCAAGGCCCTGCAGGTCGCCATCGACGCACTGCTGGCCGCCCCGACCCCGGCCACCCTGCAGGCGGCTCGCGAGGCCTGGCTGGCCGCCCGCGTGCCCTACATGCAGAGCGAGGTGTTCCGTTTCGGCAATGCCGTGGTCGACGACTGGGAAGGCCAGCTCAACGCCTGGCCGCTGGACGAAGGCCTGATCGACTACGTCGCCGCCGATTACCAGCACGCCCTGGGCAACCCGGGCGCGGCCGCCAATATCATCGCCAACAGCCAGATCCAGCTGGGCGAAGACCAGCTCGACGTAGCCGAAATCACCCCGGAACTGCTCGCCAGCCTGAACGAGCTGGGCGGCTCGGAAGCCAACGTCGCCACCGGCTACCATGCCGTCGAGTTCCTCCTCTGGGGCCAGGACCTCAACGGCAGCAACCCGGGGGCCGGTGAGCGTCCGGCCAGCGACTTCCTGGTCGGCGAAGGCGCCACCGGCGGCCACAACGAGCGTCGCCGCGCCTACCTGAAGGCCGCCACCGAACTGCTGGTCGCCGACCTGGACGAGATGGTCGGCCAGTGGCAGCCGGGCGTGGCCGACAACTACCGCGCCAGCCTGGAGGCCGAGTCGCCCGAGAACGGCCTGCGCAAGATGCTGTTCGGCATGGGCAGCCTGTCTCTCGGCGAACTGGCCGGCGAGCGCATGAAGGTCGCCCTGGAGGCCAACTCCACCGAGGACGAGCACGACTGCTTCAGCGACAACACCCACAACTCGCACTTCTACAACGCCAAGGGCATCCGCAACGTCTACCTCGGCGAGTACCGCAAGGTCGACGGCAGCACCCTGAGCGGCCCGAGCCTGTCCGCCCTGCTCGCCAAGGTCGACGCCCAGGCCGACAGCACCCTGCAGAGCGACCTGCAAACCACCGAGGCCAAGCTGCAGGCCCTGGTCGACAGCGCCGAGAAAAACGACCAGCACTTCGACCAGCTGATCGCCGCCGACAACGCCGCCGGCCAGCAGATCGTGCGCGACGCCATCGCCGCCCTGGTGGCGCAGACCGGCGCCATCGAGCAGGCCGCCGGCAAGCTGGGCATCAGCGACCTCAACCCGGACACCGCCGACCACCAGTTCTAA
- a CDS encoding efflux RND transporter periplasmic adaptor subunit produces MLLRRMLIMLGVVALVVLALAAYKGFTIYQQIQQFSAPQPAIGVSATTAAARPWQSRLPAIGTLKAFQGVDLTVEVGGTVREVLFRSGEKVARDQALIQMDSEVERASLATAEAELGLARVEFERGRSLVSRSNISKSEFDRLSAELQKANASVAQLRAQLAKKRILAPFSGTIGIRQVDVGDYLSPGATIATLQDLSTLFVDFFLPEQAVPRLALGERVRFSVAAYPGEVFEGRIDAINPKVEASTRNVQVRATLDNTDDKLLPGMFANLEVLLPGEPQHILVPETAITYTLYGNSVYVIGERKGEDGEVLKDDQGQPQLAVQRRFVETGERRDGQVVILEGLEAGEQVVTAGQLKLDNGAHVAIVADPALATNSQTGGAQ; encoded by the coding sequence ATGTTGCTGCGCCGCATGCTCATCATGCTGGGCGTCGTCGCCCTCGTGGTGCTCGCCCTCGCCGCCTACAAAGGCTTCACCATCTACCAACAAATCCAGCAATTCTCGGCGCCGCAGCCGGCCATCGGCGTGTCGGCCACCACCGCCGCAGCACGCCCCTGGCAGAGCCGTCTGCCGGCCATCGGCACACTCAAGGCCTTCCAGGGCGTCGACCTGACCGTGGAAGTCGGCGGCACCGTGCGCGAGGTGCTGTTCCGCTCCGGCGAGAAGGTCGCGCGGGACCAGGCGCTGATCCAGATGGACAGCGAGGTCGAGCGCGCCAGCCTGGCCACCGCCGAGGCCGAGCTGGGCCTGGCGCGGGTCGAGTTCGAACGCGGCCGCAGCCTGGTCAGCCGCTCGAACATCTCCAAGAGCGAGTTCGACCGTCTCTCCGCCGAGCTGCAGAAGGCCAACGCCAGCGTCGCCCAGCTGCGCGCGCAGCTGGCGAAGAAGCGCATCCTCGCGCCCTTCTCCGGCACCATCGGCATCCGCCAGGTGGATGTCGGCGACTACCTGTCGCCCGGCGCCACCATCGCCACCCTGCAGGACCTGTCGACCCTGTTCGTCGACTTCTTCCTGCCCGAGCAGGCCGTGCCCAGGCTGGCCCTCGGCGAGCGCGTGCGCTTCAGTGTCGCCGCCTACCCGGGCGAGGTGTTCGAGGGCCGGATCGACGCGATCAACCCCAAGGTCGAAGCCAGCACCCGCAACGTGCAGGTACGCGCCACCCTGGACAACACGGACGACAAACTGCTGCCGGGTATGTTCGCCAACCTGGAAGTGCTGCTGCCCGGTGAGCCGCAGCATATTCTGGTACCGGAAACCGCCATCACCTACACCCTGTACGGCAACTCGGTGTACGTGATCGGCGAGCGCAAGGGCGAAGACGGCGAGGTGCTGAAGGACGACCAAGGCCAACCCCAATTGGCGGTGCAACGGCGCTTCGTCGAGACCGGCGAGCGCCGTGACGGTCAGGTGGTGATCCTCGAGGGCCTCGAGGCCGGCGAACAGGTGGTCACCGCCGGCCAGTTGAAACTGGACAACGGCGCCCACGTCGCCATCGTCGCCGACCCGGCCCTCGCAACGAACAGCCAGACCGGCGGCGCGCAGTAG